A stretch of Ipomoea triloba cultivar NCNSP0323 chromosome 11, ASM357664v1 DNA encodes these proteins:
- the LOC115996161 gene encoding uncharacterized protein LOC115996161, with protein sequence MGMYSLATGLSTFNNRSAIKVRVIRSYVVREKKGSADLKSQELVLHDPEGNVIHATIPAKIVPKFSKGFVEGKVYAIKNFYVVSNWHTYKTSMNEYMMQLNHETIYKELMSENFPWLMYRLRPFDSLKGNSELNEKELIDIIGRVVEVYEPQEKKIGGNNARLIDFVLEDAHGQKLTCTFWDDHVSKIQDLYEAPSKDPVIVLIQFCRIKRGLKDGEVKICSSYDVTQVLFNLEYPEFINFRDSLTDIGYQTPMRSIASLSSFSFTNTMDESSSNSMELTTIKEIYDNDKYGDFWVAARISGVVNPTEWFYSSYRKPGCYKKLKISEGVNKSFKCFQTWEIGILRYKITLRVVDLKGNASFLMWDRECQELIGMPATELYEKSNKNNQPLKQITELVGKTLLFQITAKSDHTAYRNTPFPVLRINNDPQILKEHCSQLLKLEDNACNSNMQISLDDDDFLEGFLSDEAESPIASIPHVAVGDSTKGPVKRCLLDQFSSTQSGKKQKEIQEIKVKWVSSKLEDWRKTVWIS encoded by the exons ATGGGGATGTATTCTCTGGCTACCGGATTGTCTACCTTCAACAATAGGAGTGCAATAAAGGTTAGAGTAATTCGTAGCTACGTGGTACGGGAAAAGAAAGGCTCTGCTGACCTAAAGAGTCAAGAATTGGTCTTACACGACCCAGAG GGAAATGTCATTCATGCAACTATACCAGCAAAAATTGTTCCAAAGTTTAGCAAGGGTTTTGTAGAAGGCAAAGTGTATGCTATCAAGAACTTTTACGTTGTTTCGAACTGGCATACCTACAAGACCAGCATGAACGAATATATGATGCAATTGAATCATGAAACTATTTACAAAGAGTTGATGTCAGAGAATTTCCCTTGGTTAATGTACAGATTGAGGCCTTTTGATAGTTTGAAAGGTAATTCAGAATTAAATGAAAAAGAGCTCATTG ATATCATTGGTCGGGTTGTTGAAGTCTATGAACCTCAAGAAAAAAAGATTGGTGGAAATAATGCTAGGCTCATAGACTTTGTGCTTGAGGATGCCCA TGGCCAGAAGTTAACCTGCACGTTTTGGGACGACCACGTTTCGAAGATTCAGGATTTATATGAAGCTCCTTCCAAAGATCCTGTGATAGTTCTCATACAATTCTGTCGGATAAAAAGAGGGCTCAAAG ATGGTGAGGTCAAGATCTGCTCATCTTATGATGTAACTCAAGTGCTTTTCAATCTGGAATATCCAGAATTTATCAACTTCAGGGACAG TCTTACGGACATAGGATATCAAACACCTATGAGAAGTATAGCATCCCTATCCAGTTTTAGTTTTACCAACACTATGGATGAATCCAGCAGTAACTCTATGGAACTAACCACCATAAAGGAGATCTATGACAATGATAAG TATGGAGATTTTTGGGTGGCCGCAAGGATATCGGGTGTTGTTAATCCGACTGAATGGTTTTATAGCTCCTATAGGAAGCCGGGATGCtacaaaaaacttaaaatttctGAAGGAGTCAATAAAAGTTTCAAGTGTTTTCAGACTTGGGAAATTGGGATTTTAAGGTATAAGATTACACTACGAGTTGTTGACCTGAAGGGTAATGCTTCATTTTTAATGTGGGATAGGGAGTGCCAGGAGTTGATAGGAATGCCAGCAACAGAGCTATATGAAAAGAGTAATAAG AACAATCAGCCATTAAAGCAGATCACAGAGTTGGTAGGCAAGACTTTGCTGTTTCAGATTACAGCAAAGTCAGATCACACAGCCTACCGTAACACTCCATTTCCCGTGCTGAGGATAAACAATGACCCACAGATTCTCAAAGAACATTGCAGTCAACTGCTGAAACTAGAAGATAATGCTTGCAACTCTAACATGCAAATCAGtctggatgatgatgattttttGGAG GGTTTTTTAAGTGATGAAGCTGAAAGTCCCATAGCAAGTATTCCTCATGTAGCTGTTGGTGATTCAACTAAGGGACCTGTCAAGAGGTGCTTGCTGGATCAGTTTTCATCAACACAGAGTGGCAAGAAGCAGAAAGAGATTCAAGAAATCAAAGTGAA ATGG GTATCTAGCAAGCTAGAGGACTGGAGGAAAACAGTATGGATATCTTAA